Proteins from a genomic interval of Halomonas alkaliantarctica:
- a CDS encoding condensin complex protein MksE, which produces MIEHGPLLERLLAGEFVCPISDESGYRHLTNEETREEIDTYLRPLNRRLASNEEGSVYFLAWRQLNDNARDQLSRQLGDTLNSLLPLLEWLQLVQEALGRDTLAAPGDVLKPAEFSAKCEDNQSLRERLERLATDSFFGSQSDQLDAQVKQVFKRLKEHGYLLQPHSERQVFVVTGKIDYLVDLVRFIRDEENLPIEEGSEEGSGSQEALL; this is translated from the coding sequence ATGATCGAACATGGCCCACTGCTAGAGCGCCTGCTGGCCGGTGAGTTTGTCTGCCCGATCAGCGATGAGAGCGGCTATCGTCATCTCACCAATGAAGAGACCCGGGAAGAGATCGATACCTACCTGCGGCCGCTTAACCGCCGTTTGGCCAGCAATGAAGAGGGCAGCGTCTATTTCCTGGCCTGGCGACAGCTCAATGACAACGCCCGCGATCAACTGTCACGTCAGCTTGGCGATACCCTCAATAGCCTGCTGCCGCTGCTGGAGTGGCTGCAGCTGGTACAAGAAGCGCTGGGCCGGGATACCCTGGCCGCCCCCGGCGATGTGCTCAAACCTGCCGAGTTCAGCGCCAAGTGCGAAGACAACCAAAGCCTGCGCGAACGCCTGGAGCGCCTGGCCACCGACAGCTTTTTTGGCTCGCAAAGTGACCAGCTCGATGCCCAGGTAAAGCAGGTCTTCAAGCGCCTGAAAGAGCACGGCTATCTGCTCCAGCCCCATTCAGAGCGGCAGGTATTCGTGGTTACCGGCAAGATCGACTACCTGGTGGATCTGGTGCGCTTTATTCGCGACGAAGAGAACCTGCCCATTGAAGAGGGTAGCGAAGAGGGCTCCGGT